In the Bacteroidota bacterium genome, ACAAATTCACCTTCGGCAAATGCCTTGTTAGCATTAATGTGTTTTCATGCATCTCGTTTTGATGCACGTTTAAATAGTACGGGTGAAATTGTATTGTATGAACATCAGGATGAAAACTTATGGAACAAAGCGTTAATACAAAGAGGAGAGCTTTACCTGAATTTAGGTTCCGGTGGTAAAGAGGTATCAAAATACCATCTGGAAGCAGCAATAGCCTATTGGCATACCCAAAAACAGGATACCAATGAAAAATGGGAAAATATTTTACAGATTTATAATAAACTGCTTCAAATTGAATATTCTCCTATTGCTGCTTTAAATCGCACCTATGCGCTCGCAAAGGCAAATGGAACTCAAGTAGCCATTATTGAAGCTGAGAAGCTTAAATTGGATGGGAATCAACAATATCATGTGTTGTTGGGTCACTTATATCAAAAAATTGATAAAATAAAGGCAAAGTATCATCTACAGGTTGCAAAAACCTTAACTAAAAGGACAGCTGATAAAAATTATCTGGACTTGCTTATTTCGGAGTTGGAAAGTTAATTTCAGCGACTCAATTTACACTTTACTGGTTTCCAATGCATTAATTCAGGTAATTCAAGTAATTCTGATTATTATGATATCAATCAAGAACTAATTGTCATTTAATTAGGTTTATAATGTTTTGCGCAGTAAATTGCACTATTCCTGCGTACTAATGAGAGTAGCTTTCAAAAATTTTGTTTAAGTTACTATAATTAATTTATAGTAATTACACCTTTATAAATCTTTATCCCAATTGAAATTATATATTAAATATATGGTGAGTATTCGCTGCAAAATGATGGTGAAATCAGAGCTTGAAGATTTAGGTATACACTATGGTACAGTTGAATTAGGGGAAGTAGACATAAAAGGAACCATTAGCGAGTCACAACTGCTAGCCTTAAGAAATGGTTTAGCGGCTTCAGGTTTAGAATTGATGGATGACAAAAAGGCAATTTTAATCGAAAAAATTAAAGGTGTTATAATTGAAATGGTACATTATTCTGATGATAGACCTAAAAATAAATTTTCAGAATATCTCAGTGAAAAGCTCAATTATGATTATACCTATCTTGCCAATTTATTTTCAGAGGTAACCGGAGTAACAATAGAACATTTTATTATTGCACATAAAATTGAAAAGGTAAAAGAGCTGCTTATTTATGATGAACTCAATCTCACTCAGATATCCTACAAGCTTAATTACAGTAGCGTTGCGCACCTTTCCAATCAGTTTAAAAAAGTTACCGGATTAACACCTACCTTTTTCAAAAATTTAAAATCACATAAGCGGAAAACATTAGATGATGTGTGAATATTGTAACACTTAAAGTCAATTGTGTAAAATAATAAATATAGTTTAGATACATCTTTGTATCCAATAAATTATATAGGTTATGAAAAACAATTTAAGAAAAGCAATTTCATTTACAATCATCACAGTAGTGTTTGCTTTTACCCATTTACAGGCTCAACATGCAGAGATAGGAGCGAGATTTATGCCCACTTTTTCATCTTTTGATGTAGTAAATTCATCAGGAGGTGTAGTAAAAGGAACAATAACAATTGGATATGGCGCAGGCTTAATTGCAGGTGTATATTTAGGTGAACATTTTGGTGTTCAGGGTGAGGTAATTTATAGTGTAATAAATCAAAAGTATACTGAAGTTGATGTTGAACAAAAAGTTACGTTAAAGTATATTAATATACCGATTTTAGCCAGTTTTAATACCGGTAAATCAAATCCGGTTAACTTGAATTTTGTTGCAGGACCTCAATTTGGAATTAGCGTAGGTGGGGCATTTGATGGCTCTGTTGAAGGCGACAGTGTTGTGCTTGATCCACAGGTGAACGTTAAAAAAGGTGATTTAGGTTTTGCTTACGGTGCCGGTCTCGATTTTGGCTTAGATCAGGAAAATATGGTTCGTTTAGGTTTAGGTTTCCGTGGAGTTTATGGTTTACTTGATATCAGCGATGATAGTAAAACTCAAACCAACGATAAATATTATGTTTTAGATCGTACGCATATTAAAACTTATGCTGTTTATATGGGGCTGTCAGTGTTATTTTGATATATAGTGCTTAGGCACTTCATTAAATGTGCTGAAATTAACCTGCTCTTACCGGGCAGGTTTTTTTATTTGCAAAACCGTGAATTATGTAATAATTCTTTTTAATTGTATAATTAAAATATTAGTGTGTATAGTAGCTTTGAAAAAATGAAATTTACACTGTGAAACACACACTTTTTTTACCCGCAAAAGCGGCGCGCACTCTGGTTAAGTATCCAATAACTCACTTTAAATACGAGCTGTTATCGCCTAATGAAGCTGTAATGTTATTGCCTGAATATATACCCGTTTTGCAGGCACTTTGTATACAATATAATCAATCTGTTAAAATCACTCTATTGTAATACAATTATATCCTAAATTAATATAAATCCAACAAAAATGAAAAAAATTAAAAATTACCTTGTAATTACTGCTGTATTGTTTGTAACAGTAATTGGATGTAAATCCGCATCTGAAAAAAATAATGATTTAAATGCCACTGAAGAAGAAATGCAGGATGCTCAGAAAAATGCAAAAGAGGCTGAACAAAACTTATTAGAAAGTTCAGAATGGTTAGAATTTGAAAAAGCAGCTAATCTTGCCATTGCTGAAAATGAAACAAAAATTGCCGAATTACGCGTTAAAATGAGTAAATCAGGGCGTACATTTGATAAATTGTATGAAAAAAACATAGATCGTTTAGAAGAAGAAAACAGAAACTTGAAAATGCGTTTGGAAGCATACAAAAAAAGTCAAAGTGGCTGGGAAAGTTTTAAAGACGAATTTAATCGCGATATGGAAAATCTTGGTAACGCAATAAGAGACTTAGGAGTTGACAATAAATAGTAGTATATTTGTTCAATATGGAAGTTGGAGAAATAGAAAAATCGAAAGTACTCATAACGGTTGAGATAATTGAATATATTCCCAATTCAGTTGTAATAAAAACAATTTTAAAAAAATCTACAGGAAATATTAGTGTAATGTCGTTTGATACCGGTGAAGGTTTAACGGAAAAAACCACACCTTTTGACACATTTGCTCAAATAATTGAAGGAAAAGCCGAGATTGTAATTAAAGGGGTTTCAAATACGCTGGAAACAGGCGAATCTATTGTTATTCCTGCTCATGCGGCTAATCTGATAAAAGCAAATGAACGCTTTAAAATGATTATGACAGTGATAAAAAGTGGTTACGAATGATTTAAAGTTGTTCGATAAATGATTTTTGTTATTTTTTAATCCGACGAGTGATATTAACTTTCTGTTTAACACTGGCCAAATGCTATCGTCGGAAAACAATATATTTAATCAATCCTATAAGGATATACTTAATTTGGTCAAAGCAAATTACCCTGATGGTTTATCAGAGGAAGATGCTAACCACAGGTTAAATACAAACGGCAAAAATATGTTACGCGAAAAACGAAGTATAAACGTTTTTCGCGTTTTTGTTATGCAACTTGCCAATTGGCTGATTGGCATTCTCTTTATAGCAGCCGGTATCACCGTTTTTTTAGGTGAATATGTTGATGCCGGTATTATTTTATTGGTTGTGTTTATCAATGCATTGTTAGGCACCATCCAGGAAATAAAGGCAAATAAAGCGATTTCCGGCTTACAAAATTTTGTAAAAC is a window encoding:
- a CDS encoding helix-turn-helix transcriptional regulator gives rise to the protein MKLYIKYMVSIRCKMMVKSELEDLGIHYGTVELGEVDIKGTISESQLLALRNGLAASGLELMDDKKAILIEKIKGVIIEMVHYSDDRPKNKFSEYLSEKLNYDYTYLANLFSEVTGVTIEHFIIAHKIEKVKELLIYDELNLTQISYKLNYSSVAHLSNQFKKVTGLTPTFFKNLKSHKRKTLDDV
- a CDS encoding cupin domain-containing protein; the protein is MEVGEIEKSKVLITVEIIEYIPNSVVIKTILKKSTGNISVMSFDTGEGLTEKTTPFDTFAQIIEGKAEIVIKGVSNTLETGESIVIPAHAANLIKANERFKMIMTVIKSGYE
- a CDS encoding PorT family protein, producing the protein MKNNLRKAISFTIITVVFAFTHLQAQHAEIGARFMPTFSSFDVVNSSGGVVKGTITIGYGAGLIAGVYLGEHFGVQGEVIYSVINQKYTEVDVEQKVTLKYINIPILASFNTGKSNPVNLNFVAGPQFGISVGGAFDGSVEGDSVVLDPQVNVKKGDLGFAYGAGLDFGLDQENMVRLGLGFRGVYGLLDISDDSKTQTNDKYYVLDRTHIKTYAVYMGLSVLF